One Bos taurus isolate L1 Dominette 01449 registration number 42190680 breed Hereford chromosome 3, ARS-UCD2.0, whole genome shotgun sequence DNA window includes the following coding sequences:
- the LOC112445968 gene encoding peptidyl-prolyl cis-trans isomerase FKBP1A-like has translation MGAQVETISPVDGRTFPKHSQTFVVHYTGMLDDGKKFDSSRDRNKPFKFVLGKQEVIQGWEEGVAQMSMGQRAKLTISPDYAYGATGHPGIIPPNATLIFDVELLKLE, from the coding sequence ATGGGAGCACAGGTGGAGACCATCTCTCCCGTAGACGGGCGTACCTTCCCGAAGCACAGCCAGACCTTCGTGGTGCACTACACAGGGATGCTTGACGATGGAAAGAAATTCGATTCCTCCCGGGACAGAAACAAGCCCTTTAAGTTTGTGCTGGGCAAGCAGGAGGTGATCCAAGGCTGGGAAGAAGGGGTTGCCCAGATGAGCATGGGTCAGAGAGCCAAGCTGACTATCTCCCCAGACTATGCCTATGGTGCCACTGGGCACCCAGGCATCATCCCACCAAATGCCACTCTCATCTTTGACGTGGAACTTCTAAAACTGGAATGA